From the Chloroflexus aurantiacus J-10-fl genome, one window contains:
- a CDS encoding oligosaccharide flippase family protein, with product MPTPHSPHPHPNPPPALLATRAVRGSLWVVASSYWTIGFGFLANMLLMRLLSPDVYGEFALAMFFFSLFQVRSKIALNYAFAQQRAITGETVGTLFVLDVLAGWGGVLLAFSVAPLLRWLGYPAAVIEIMLVLTILSGIESLLGVFQIVLESDLHFKPISIINGIAMPLSYIPAFVCAFTDLKRYSILAQSTSFTLLSLIGIGLYALYTQRHLLRLRWRYQSTLAVAYLRFGMTSGLGQAIAGLTTQVDNMILGTIAGTVHLGYYDRAYRVAQWPALLLSAVLGRAAIFTYSQLRDDVIRLQRAVTRVLWGSLHLAVPVALAVMLSANELVPLLFGAQWEPAIPLLRVLILLAVIRPVWDNLSAWFIGSGEPQRVVALSAIQLLLLVLIGTPLTLMGGEFGMAIGAVIAAGCSLLIAYWQVRRQLVVDLRQVLGNPLLAALGTLLIFWLLDRLVGSGQPLWLAVGWKAGVAFGGFFCWAYVLQPALFRRQIGEVWRAIRGKGERDA from the coding sequence ATGCCCACCCCCCACTCACCTCACCCACATCCCAACCCACCGCCCGCCCTGCTGGCGACGCGGGCGGTGCGGGGGAGTCTATGGGTTGTGGCCAGTTCTTACTGGACGATTGGATTTGGGTTTCTGGCCAATATGCTGCTGATGCGCCTGCTCAGCCCTGATGTGTATGGCGAGTTTGCGCTGGCGATGTTCTTTTTTTCACTCTTCCAGGTACGCAGTAAGATTGCGCTCAACTACGCCTTCGCTCAGCAGCGGGCCATCACCGGCGAGACGGTAGGAACGCTGTTTGTGCTGGATGTGCTTGCCGGGTGGGGTGGGGTGCTGCTGGCGTTCAGTGTGGCACCACTGTTACGCTGGTTGGGCTATCCGGCAGCAGTGATCGAGATTATGCTGGTGTTGACGATTCTGTCTGGTATCGAAAGCCTGTTGGGCGTGTTTCAGATCGTACTGGAGAGTGATCTGCATTTTAAGCCGATAAGCATCATCAACGGGATTGCGATGCCACTGTCGTATATCCCGGCGTTTGTGTGCGCTTTTACCGATCTGAAGCGGTATAGCATCCTGGCTCAGAGCACGTCATTTACGCTGTTGTCGTTGATTGGCATTGGGTTGTATGCACTGTATACACAGCGCCATCTGCTACGGCTACGCTGGCGTTACCAGTCGACGCTGGCGGTAGCGTACCTCCGTTTCGGGATGACGTCCGGTTTGGGGCAGGCGATTGCCGGCCTGACCACGCAGGTAGACAATATGATCCTGGGCACTATCGCCGGAACAGTCCACCTGGGCTATTATGATCGAGCCTATCGGGTTGCCCAATGGCCGGCCCTGCTGCTGAGTGCAGTGCTCGGACGGGCAGCCATCTTCACGTATAGTCAGTTGCGCGATGATGTGATCCGGTTGCAACGGGCAGTCACACGGGTGTTGTGGGGATCGCTGCATCTGGCGGTGCCGGTAGCACTGGCAGTGATGTTGAGCGCCAATGAACTGGTGCCGTTGCTGTTCGGCGCTCAATGGGAACCGGCGATACCGCTCTTGCGCGTCCTGATCTTGCTGGCGGTCATCCGCCCGGTGTGGGACAATCTCAGTGCCTGGTTTATCGGGAGCGGTGAACCGCAGCGGGTCGTGGCATTGTCGGCGATTCAATTGTTGTTACTGGTGCTGATTGGAACACCGCTGACACTGATGGGCGGTGAATTCGGGATGGCAATTGGTGCCGTCATTGCTGCCGGGTGCAGTTTGTTGATCGCATACTGGCAGGTACGGCGGCAGCTTGTTGTTGACCTACGCCAGGTCTTGGGAAACCCGCTGCTGGCGGCGCTGGGGACACTCCTGATCTTCTGGTTGCTGGATCGTCTGGTTGGTAGTGGGCAACCGCTCTGGCTGGCCGTCGGCTGGAAGGCAGGTGTAGCGTTTGGTGGGTTTTTCTGTTGGGCATATGTGCTACAACCAGCATTGTTTCGGCGCCAGATCGGTGAGGTGTGGCGAGCGATCAGGGGCAAGGGCGAGAGAGACGCCTGA
- a CDS encoding DNA adenine methylase, with amino-acid sequence MKHQRTPSPILQRRTRRLIAFGWYGGKYSHLDWLLPLLPPCHHYCEPFGGSAAVLLNRDPAPVETYNDIDGEVTNFFRVLRDQPDQLTRAIALTPFSREEFALACEIDPSLEPIERARRFYVRARQVRTGLAQSASLGRWANCKQTSRSGMAGAISRWFGAIEDLPDIAIRLLRVQIENRPALEVIRLYDSPDTLFYCDPPYVHETRGDNNAYAYEMSNEEHQQLADVLNSVQGFVAISGYDCDLMNELYSPPKWIKHVGPTRTIHSTKDQRTEILWTNYDPILYQSHTLFGVELGKSS; translated from the coding sequence GTGAAGCATCAGCGGACACCATCGCCAATCCTGCAGCGGAGAACGAGAAGACTCATTGCATTCGGCTGGTACGGAGGGAAATACTCACACCTCGACTGGCTTCTCCCATTACTTCCTCCGTGTCACCATTATTGTGAACCCTTCGGAGGATCGGCTGCTGTATTGCTGAACCGAGATCCAGCACCTGTTGAGACGTACAATGATATTGACGGTGAAGTCACCAATTTTTTTCGCGTACTGCGCGATCAACCGGATCAATTAACACGAGCGATTGCACTCACTCCTTTTTCGCGGGAAGAGTTTGCTCTGGCCTGCGAAATAGACCCCTCACTTGAACCAATTGAACGCGCGAGACGATTCTATGTGCGCGCTCGTCAGGTACGAACAGGGCTGGCTCAATCTGCTTCACTTGGCCGATGGGCAAATTGCAAACAAACCAGTCGGTCAGGAATGGCGGGTGCAATCTCGCGCTGGTTTGGTGCAATCGAAGATCTCCCTGACATTGCCATACGCCTGTTACGTGTACAGATTGAGAATCGACCTGCGCTTGAGGTCATCCGGCTGTACGACTCACCTGACACGCTTTTCTACTGTGATCCCCCTTACGTCCATGAGACGAGAGGTGACAATAATGCATATGCCTATGAGATGAGCAACGAAGAACATCAACAACTCGCTGATGTTCTCAATTCAGTACAGGGTTTCGTTGCTATCTCTGGCTACGATTGTGATTTAATGAATGAACTTTATTCGCCTCCGAAATGGATAAAGCATGTAGGACCAACAAGAACCATACACTCGACCAAAGACCAACGAACTGAAATTCTGTGGACGAATTACGATCCAATTCTCTATCAATCTCATACATTGTTTGGAGTAGAACTTGGAAAATCCTCATGA
- a CDS encoding restriction endonuclease, SacI family, with translation MENPHEILKRILEYVSVDLSRSSITDQEIRTRIESVCRQISNRACTRMLMACLLAKIHRPEIDPRKPYTEIGGEDSFSGRTYDEKYITHFINTYQLPLNPTTAFLTPAFRNLDKPLTTDLELVGRPRRTYKDTLQLLDDVYRGRVSAEDMLAEIIRILVVIREENRNRIRTLLAGLASTEDPLPLSSEDIVSLIEQHLKCKNSSRLPVLIIAAAYLSVSEKIGEYIQPLQKHNAADEQTGSFGDVEVCLANDDRVVTVYEMKMKQVTIDDIDRAREKVARARDKIHNYIFITTDVITDDVKFYAAKCYEETNDTEITVLDCIGFLRHFLHLFHRSRIQFLNHYQQLLLNEPDSAVNQPLKEAFLTLRRAAEIDKG, from the coding sequence TTGGAAAATCCTCATGAAATCCTAAAACGTATCCTGGAATACGTATCTGTTGATCTCTCCAGATCATCAATAACTGACCAGGAGATACGCACACGTATAGAATCTGTGTGTCGGCAGATCAGCAATCGGGCATGCACCCGCATGCTTATGGCTTGTTTACTTGCCAAAATTCACCGTCCAGAAATAGACCCTCGAAAACCTTATACTGAAATTGGCGGAGAAGACTCTTTTTCTGGACGAACCTATGACGAAAAGTATATTACACACTTTATTAACACCTATCAACTACCGCTCAATCCTACCACTGCATTCCTCACACCAGCTTTTCGCAATTTAGACAAGCCGCTTACCACCGACTTAGAGCTAGTAGGCCGACCACGACGCACGTACAAAGACACTCTACAACTGCTCGACGATGTTTACAGAGGACGAGTAAGTGCTGAAGATATGTTAGCCGAGATCATCCGAATATTAGTGGTGATTCGTGAAGAGAACCGGAATCGCATAAGAACGTTACTCGCCGGTCTTGCATCTACTGAAGACCCCTTGCCACTATCGAGTGAAGATATTGTCAGCTTAATTGAACAACACCTGAAATGCAAAAATTCCAGTAGATTACCAGTCCTGATTATTGCAGCAGCCTATCTTTCAGTCAGTGAGAAGATCGGAGAGTACATACAACCGTTACAAAAACATAACGCTGCCGATGAACAAACCGGTTCGTTCGGAGACGTTGAAGTATGCCTTGCAAATGACGACCGGGTAGTTACAGTCTACGAGATGAAAATGAAGCAAGTTACTATTGATGACATTGATCGTGCACGCGAGAAGGTAGCACGAGCAAGAGATAAGATTCACAATTATATTTTTATCACTACCGATGTTATAACCGACGATGTCAAGTTCTATGCAGCCAAATGTTATGAAGAAACTAATGACACAGAAATCACAGTACTGGACTGTATAGGGTTTTTACGTCACTTCTTACACCTTTTTCACCGATCACGGATACAATTCTTGAACCACTATCAACAATTATTGCTGAATGAACCTGACAGTGCTGTAAATCAACCTTTGAAAGAAGCATTTTTGACTCTCCGGCGAGCAGCAGAGATTGACAAGGGTTAA
- a CDS encoding glycosyltransferase gives MKILFIARYHHPTTQRKVEYLAQAPDIDLCHIVPAYQPQSADLRPLDEQRRYRQLTIPMLGSVSDPHRALYRTVTFHLHRFRPDIIHAEEEPDSLSALQIVWARRIWAPQARLLLHTWQNQDRRKSRAVRWVIRQTLEAADLVFCANSEAITLLRRFGFTGPAPLLPAIGVDTTLFRPCAAYNGLSEQSAAKSSYTIGYIGRLVWEKGIDLLLQAVAALTSAMPDRQIQVWVTGAGPLQAELQSLARQLGIEERVVWKGAQPPHEIAKILCHLDVLVLPSRTTNVWKEQLGRVLLEAMACGVPVIGSTSGAIPEVIGDAGLIVPEGDVQALTQALKHLLSTPDLRQTLAQRGRIRAETYYTQRHLAEQTLAIYREIVA, from the coding sequence ATGAAAATCCTCTTTATCGCACGCTATCACCACCCTACCACGCAACGTAAGGTAGAGTATCTGGCGCAGGCACCTGATATTGATCTGTGTCACATTGTGCCGGCGTACCAGCCCCAATCCGCCGATCTACGTCCACTCGATGAGCAGCGTCGGTATCGACAACTCACCATCCCAATGCTGGGAAGTGTTAGTGATCCGCACCGCGCACTGTACCGCACCGTGACATTTCATCTCCACCGCTTTCGTCCCGACATCATTCACGCTGAAGAGGAGCCAGACAGTCTGAGTGCGTTGCAAATTGTCTGGGCACGCCGCATATGGGCACCCCAGGCCCGGCTTTTACTCCACACCTGGCAGAATCAAGACCGTCGCAAGTCAAGGGCAGTGCGCTGGGTGATCCGGCAAACGCTGGAGGCGGCTGATCTGGTCTTCTGTGCCAATAGTGAGGCGATCACGCTCTTGCGGCGATTTGGTTTTACCGGACCGGCACCACTCCTGCCGGCAATTGGTGTGGATACAACGCTCTTTCGTCCATGCGCTGCATATAATGGCTTGTCAGAGCAGTCTGCCGCGAAGTCTTCGTACACTATCGGCTATATTGGAAGACTGGTTTGGGAGAAGGGAATTGATCTCTTATTACAGGCGGTTGCCGCTTTGACCAGCGCGATGCCTGACAGGCAGATACAGGTATGGGTGACGGGGGCTGGGCCGCTGCAAGCTGAATTACAGTCACTGGCACGACAACTTGGCATAGAAGAGCGGGTAGTCTGGAAAGGCGCACAACCTCCGCACGAGATCGCAAAAATCTTATGTCACCTTGATGTACTTGTGTTGCCCAGCCGCACCACGAACGTCTGGAAGGAACAGCTCGGTCGCGTCTTGCTGGAAGCAATGGCGTGCGGCGTCCCGGTCATCGGCTCGACATCAGGTGCCATTCCTGAAGTCATCGGAGATGCGGGATTGATCGTGCCCGAAGGAGATGTTCAGGCATTAACGCAAGCGCTGAAACATCTGCTTTCTACACCTGATCTGCGGCAAACGCTGGCGCAGCGTGGCCGTATACGCGCTGAAACATATTACACGCAACGTCATCTTGCGGAACAAACGCTTGCTATCTATCGGGAGATCGTGGCTTGA
- a CDS encoding glycosyltransferase family 2 protein, whose amino-acid sequence MRQNTSLLPPASVIVLTHNTCELTITCLKQFYQQALDHGWQVIVVDNGSTDGTYQRLTGLFPSVEVMRSEQNRGFAAGNNLGLRRAMGQAVILLNSDVLASFATLSRLPEFLAHYPQVGVVSPQLQTASGLPQAFAYGCDPTLPYLLQRGLCWLIWRKPLHDWGVAAPIEVDWVSGACMCVRRAAIEQVGLLDEGFFLYFEDNDWCLRMRNAGWKVMYVPTYAVTHLGGQSWPTPRQAGQHYRQSLRYFYQKHYGPLATGLLGVGLLGYQVLLKLMAFRLRKEED is encoded by the coding sequence ATGCGCCAAAACACCTCTCTTTTACCACCTGCCTCGGTTATTGTACTGACGCACAATACCTGTGAGCTGACAATCACCTGTTTGAAACAGTTTTATCAACAGGCATTAGATCATGGGTGGCAGGTGATTGTGGTTGATAACGGTTCAACCGATGGTACGTATCAACGACTAACCGGGTTGTTTCCGTCGGTAGAGGTGATGCGGAGCGAGCAGAATCGCGGCTTCGCCGCCGGTAATAATCTCGGTCTGCGCCGGGCAATGGGTCAGGCGGTGATTCTGCTCAATAGTGATGTGCTGGCCTCTTTTGCGACACTGAGCCGTCTGCCAGAGTTTCTCGCCCACTATCCGCAGGTGGGTGTCGTTTCACCACAATTGCAAACGGCAAGTGGCTTGCCACAAGCCTTTGCATACGGTTGCGATCCCACTCTGCCCTACCTTCTGCAGCGTGGGCTGTGCTGGCTGATCTGGCGTAAGCCGTTGCACGATTGGGGGGTTGCCGCACCTATCGAAGTTGACTGGGTTTCCGGGGCCTGTATGTGTGTGCGGCGTGCTGCTATCGAGCAGGTCGGGCTGCTTGATGAAGGCTTTTTTCTGTACTTTGAGGATAATGACTGGTGTCTGCGTATGCGCAACGCCGGCTGGAAAGTGATGTATGTTCCCACTTACGCCGTGACGCATCTGGGTGGGCAGAGCTGGCCGACGCCCCGGCAGGCCGGTCAGCATTACCGGCAAAGCCTGCGCTATTTCTATCAGAAGCATTACGGGCCGCTGGCGACCGGATTGCTGGGGGTGGGGTTGCTGGGGTATCAGGTGTTGCTGAAACTCATGGCGTTCAGGTTGCGGAAGGAAGAAGATTAA
- a CDS encoding right-handed parallel beta-helix repeat-containing protein, translating into MRFRINVWAILGTTVLVSGFLLASRSVWSATIPVLPPPHTQAVISVCDPITTDTTWTTGNVYVVGDCALVVQSGATLTIQPGVIVKFFWVSAYGGSRGGGIRVDGRLIAQGTADQPIVFTSLADDSAGGDTNGNGPSSGAPGDWHGLILNTGSQTTLDHVSIRYAGGNLINSSLDGWSEAQIEVKAGAQFSLTNSEVRDGGRIGIYLNGAGLSPTIQHVQLSGHTATGSSYGYTVLQSTINMQPTYSNLTFSNNTRNEVTIGSFEGEITQNATLGGTNFGATCGSTLCQLIIPNGRTLTIRPGTRLALGPAFGITIASGGTLNAEGTATQPVIFTSAAAATTPPGGTVPSNSEWLGLWAQAGSTLRLAYCDISYATDSNYGNGGLEINTDDAQVQNCKIHHNKRTGLYLASKNNSTIRPVLSNVEVSDNGQYGVYLEAQRGTVLAPTWEGGAIRRNGWSGIFGYTYEGILEPTLRNLTIAGNGASGGLDREKHGIYFNNHNINPVLEGVSFNNNTGAAVLWYCNGSITARNLTATGNTQNELVLPGCDISGGRRWDLGDAGIPVRVAGDINVTPNALLSILSGTILRFDKNQYNSPTWLEVQDQATLNASGTVTRPVVFTGATQTPGWWIGIQARQRATLMLRHCEIGYGGAQTTGSLLIRWGYPRTGIPVANIQNCEIHHSSTRGVHFYFDNEPPASPPVFRYNHLHDNAELAVAAWGTPPIDARYNYWGHATGPYHATQNPTGQGNGVGDNILFYPWLSAPSSGEVAGEMIVRTGAPTRVSPGETVDYAIQYYNGMSITVENAVLLIQLPRAAEYVDSTGGGIYWSDRHQVFWKLGDLLPQAEAFVSVRVRFQWGLPADYKDGSITLLAADNYNAGAFNTAEYLAHQMEEVITGKTIVSQTEFDALRRTVPDLQTLYEEAIAQGYRYLEAGRITYDDGTSVTGAVFRTPDRRAVRLLTLYEGMALAMTSADGLYTLHDTTGGITMTLNGLSRSYWGDWMPGADSQTVGLRASTGCSVSDCNFNCIGQQVNFKVMADSLTKMFMWTIATGGSGGTVALALEVLDVTKMIYDCYTECEADPNSNCCTTTGQVRWTVPGWSKLLGDACVKEECNGTTGTYGTPGVIYCAGGQRCVAGYGNEGGCKSCVEATASYSAVSLASPGICAAGETSRCSELELLRAKDPNDITGPTGDLLPGQVVTYTIRYENEGEGRAYGVFVVNPLPAVFDERTLTFVHGSGQYLTATREIVWTVGELAPKGQAGSSGVLTYTVALTNGLPSGTVVANQATVYFPSVPEETPTNTWVNVVTPLVAEPQSLTTAYMAPLPITLSGREVSGLPLTYEIVDRPHGGTLTGTAPNLTYTPGENFTGADAFTFRVSNGTSTSRAAQISVMVTAQGDTTSPRVLWTSPADGAKGVVVLATPVYTDTAGPIYVPEILVGMSEPLDATTVTTTTVILRRSDGTVVPAWVRYDAAVHQIVMMPRTVLANGTYRAEVTTGVKDSAGNTLSAPYTIQFTVGSERKVYVPVIQR; encoded by the coding sequence ATGCGTTTCCGTATCAATGTTTGGGCGATCCTGGGCACAACCGTGCTTGTCAGCGGATTCCTCCTGGCTTCACGGAGTGTCTGGTCGGCGACCATCCCGGTCCTGCCGCCGCCACACACGCAGGCGGTGATAAGCGTGTGTGATCCGATCACGACGGATACCACCTGGACGACGGGTAATGTGTATGTGGTAGGAGATTGTGCCCTGGTGGTTCAGAGTGGGGCAACGCTGACGATTCAACCGGGCGTCATTGTCAAGTTCTTCTGGGTGTCTGCCTACGGTGGGTCAAGAGGGGGTGGCATACGCGTAGATGGACGCCTCATTGCTCAGGGCACAGCCGATCAGCCAATTGTTTTTACCAGCCTGGCCGACGACAGTGCCGGTGGCGATACCAATGGTAATGGCCCCAGCAGTGGTGCGCCGGGTGACTGGCATGGCCTGATCCTCAACACCGGTAGCCAGACCACTCTTGATCATGTCAGCATTCGCTATGCTGGTGGCAATCTGATCAACAGTTCTCTTGATGGCTGGAGCGAAGCGCAGATTGAGGTAAAAGCCGGAGCGCAATTCTCACTCACCAATAGTGAAGTGCGCGACGGTGGACGTATCGGTATCTACCTGAATGGAGCAGGACTGTCGCCGACAATTCAGCATGTTCAGTTAAGTGGGCATACTGCGACAGGTTCATCCTATGGGTACACTGTCCTGCAATCCACCATCAACATGCAGCCAACGTACAGTAACCTGACGTTCAGCAATAACACGCGCAACGAAGTAACCATCGGTAGTTTCGAAGGTGAGATAACTCAGAACGCAACCCTGGGCGGCACGAATTTCGGTGCCACCTGCGGTTCCACGCTCTGTCAGCTTATCATACCTAATGGTCGCACCCTGACCATCCGGCCCGGTACACGGTTAGCACTCGGTCCAGCCTTTGGGATTACTATCGCCAGTGGTGGTACTCTGAACGCTGAGGGAACTGCGACGCAGCCGGTCATCTTTACGTCTGCTGCCGCGGCAACGACACCTCCAGGCGGTACCGTTCCGAGTAACAGCGAGTGGCTGGGGCTGTGGGCGCAGGCAGGCAGTACACTGCGCCTGGCGTATTGCGATATTAGCTACGCTACCGATTCCAATTATGGCAATGGTGGGCTTGAGATCAATACCGATGACGCTCAGGTGCAGAATTGCAAGATCCATCACAATAAGCGCACCGGTCTCTACCTGGCGAGCAAGAATAACAGCACGATCCGCCCGGTACTATCCAACGTCGAGGTATCCGATAACGGCCAGTATGGGGTCTATTTGGAAGCTCAACGCGGCACGGTGCTGGCACCCACATGGGAAGGCGGCGCCATCCGCCGCAACGGCTGGTCAGGCATCTTCGGCTACACTTATGAAGGCATCCTCGAACCGACACTGCGCAACCTGACAATTGCCGGGAACGGTGCGTCGGGTGGCCTTGACCGTGAAAAGCATGGCATTTACTTCAACAACCATAACATCAATCCTGTGTTAGAGGGTGTTTCTTTCAACAACAACACTGGCGCCGCCGTTCTCTGGTACTGCAACGGTTCGATTACGGCGCGCAACCTGACCGCCACCGGCAACACCCAGAATGAGCTGGTTTTACCCGGCTGCGATATAAGTGGCGGTCGCCGATGGGATTTGGGCGATGCCGGTATTCCGGTGCGTGTCGCTGGCGACATCAATGTGACGCCCAATGCGCTGCTATCCATCCTGTCGGGGACAATCCTCCGCTTCGACAAGAATCAGTACAACTCGCCGACGTGGCTGGAAGTGCAGGATCAGGCGACGCTGAACGCTTCGGGCACAGTCACCAGGCCGGTCGTCTTTACCGGCGCCACGCAGACACCGGGATGGTGGATAGGCATCCAGGCCCGCCAGCGCGCTACTCTCATGCTACGCCATTGCGAGATCGGCTATGGTGGTGCCCAAACCACCGGTAGTCTGTTAATCCGTTGGGGTTATCCCCGTACCGGTATTCCGGTGGCTAATATCCAGAACTGCGAGATTCATCATTCCAGTACGCGGGGGGTGCATTTTTACTTTGACAACGAGCCACCAGCGTCACCACCAGTGTTCCGCTACAACCACCTGCACGATAATGCAGAGTTAGCGGTTGCCGCCTGGGGGACGCCTCCCATCGACGCACGGTACAACTACTGGGGGCATGCAACCGGTCCCTACCACGCAACCCAGAATCCTACCGGCCAGGGCAACGGTGTGGGCGACAATATCCTGTTCTATCCGTGGCTGAGTGCGCCATCCAGTGGTGAGGTGGCCGGTGAGATGATAGTGCGTACCGGTGCACCCACCCGGGTTAGCCCAGGTGAGACGGTAGACTACGCGATTCAGTACTACAACGGGATGAGCATTACCGTAGAGAATGCAGTGCTGCTGATTCAGCTTCCTCGAGCCGCCGAGTATGTAGACAGCACCGGTGGCGGTATCTATTGGTCAGACCGCCATCAGGTGTTCTGGAAGTTAGGTGACTTGCTGCCGCAGGCCGAGGCGTTTGTTTCCGTGCGCGTGCGCTTCCAGTGGGGGCTGCCGGCCGATTACAAGGACGGTTCAATAACTCTCCTGGCGGCGGACAATTACAACGCCGGAGCGTTCAACACGGCTGAATACCTCGCCCATCAGATGGAAGAAGTTATTACTGGAAAGACCATCGTCAGCCAGACAGAATTTGATGCACTACGCAGAACCGTACCCGATCTACAAACGCTCTACGAGGAAGCCATTGCACAGGGCTACCGTTATCTGGAAGCCGGACGTATCACCTATGACGATGGCACGTCCGTTACCGGCGCCGTGTTCCGCACCCCCGATCGCCGTGCAGTACGCCTGCTGACACTTTATGAAGGTATGGCATTAGCGATGACTAGCGCCGACGGCCTCTACACACTCCACGACACCACCGGAGGGATAACGATGACGCTCAACGGGCTTTCCCGCTCGTATTGGGGCGACTGGATGCCTGGCGCTGATTCACAAACTGTCGGATTGAGGGCATCAACGGGGTGTTCGGTGAGTGACTGTAACTTCAACTGCATCGGCCAACAAGTGAACTTCAAGGTCATGGCAGACAGTTTGACTAAGATGTTTATGTGGACAATCGCTACCGGCGGTAGTGGCGGGACGGTAGCTTTGGCTCTTGAAGTCCTCGATGTCACCAAGATGATTTACGATTGCTATACCGAATGTGAAGCTGACCCTAACTCCAATTGTTGCACCACCACCGGACAAGTGCGCTGGACGGTTCCCGGTTGGTCTAAGCTACTTGGTGACGCATGCGTGAAAGAGGAGTGCAACGGAACCACCGGGACATACGGGACACCCGGAGTCATTTACTGCGCCGGCGGTCAACGTTGCGTGGCTGGCTATGGAAATGAAGGGGGTTGTAAATCTTGCGTGGAAGCGACAGCTTCCTACAGTGCAGTGTCCCTCGCATCACCAGGTATCTGTGCAGCCGGTGAGACGTCCAGGTGTAGCGAACTCGAGCTGCTGCGCGCCAAAGACCCCAACGACATCACCGGCCCGACGGGTGATCTGCTACCGGGCCAGGTGGTGACCTACACCATCCGCTATGAAAATGAAGGGGAAGGCCGGGCCTACGGCGTGTTCGTGGTCAACCCCTTGCCGGCGGTGTTTGACGAGCGCACGCTGACCTTTGTCCACGGCAGTGGGCAGTATCTGACCGCCACCCGCGAAATTGTCTGGACAGTCGGTGAGCTGGCGCCGAAGGGGCAAGCCGGTTCGTCTGGCGTGCTGACCTACACGGTCGCGCTGACCAATGGCCTGCCGTCCGGTACCGTCGTTGCCAATCAGGCCACCGTCTACTTCCCCAGCGTGCCGGAGGAGACGCCGACCAACACCTGGGTGAACGTTGTAACGCCATTGGTCGCTGAACCGCAGAGCCTGACCACGGCCTATATGGCGCCGCTACCAATCACACTCAGTGGTCGTGAGGTAAGCGGGTTGCCGCTGACCTATGAGATTGTTGATCGTCCGCACGGTGGCACACTCACCGGCACAGCACCCAATCTGACCTATACACCTGGCGAGAACTTCACCGGCGCCGACGCCTTCACCTTCCGGGTGAGCAACGGTACGTCAACCAGTCGGGCAGCGCAAATCTCCGTCATGGTGACGGCCCAGGGTGACACGACGTCGCCACGGGTGCTGTGGACCAGTCCTGCCGATGGTGCGAAAGGTGTAGTTGTGTTAGCGACGCCGGTGTACACCGATACGGCTGGCCCAATCTATGTACCTGAGATTCTAGTCGGTATGTCGGAACCGCTGGATGCGACAACCGTCACCACCACCACGGTCATCTTGCGGCGGAGTGATGGAACGGTTGTGCCGGCGTGGGTGCGGTATGATGCAGCGGTGCATCAGATCGTGATGATGCCGCGCACGGTGTTGGCGAATGGCACCTATCGGGCTGAGGTAACAACCGGAGTAAAGGATAGTGCCGGTAATACATTGAGCGCACCTTACACCATCCAGTTCACCGTTGGTAGCGAGCGCAAAGTCTACGTCCCTGTCATTCAACGATAG